A portion of the Drosophila innubila isolate TH190305 chromosome 3L unlocalized genomic scaffold, UK_Dinn_1.0 0_D_3L, whole genome shotgun sequence genome contains these proteins:
- the LOC117786765 gene encoding uncharacterized protein LOC117786765 has product MIAAPPSYRPQHAAAAATSATAAAVAPIGYRQAGNLLENDYVLDASVDLANPRLRSPPPVYCPLPLTPPPCYTERPAAPPPPPTPTQPAAAAAAAATAAATAAARQQARRRRRLRELQEQQQQQQLQLQQFATSSSSDQSSDSDCDFGDSAVNRRRQRRRRSSSRGLRDAYCPDLLHACALILHQQQPGSSDSSVGNFTATPPPTATATQSQSRSQSQSVGRYEYSSDYVEIDELLLPLGAGRAKSTPQLQHAVGLDSLAMGQNLSLRRPRISLTWVLREQHQQTPPTQPQANDADQEPQQEPEKPALKLSTDALAPSVEQKRTEPVPTQLDVTKKRYRVKQLPVGGGTTDPLQGYATTPTAHLAPSNGHLANQKFFSNQNLLDYRDKSTRSSCAPGAPVAAASTKELLFVCTPQRAPKSDVHQEALLLARKRNEIRKKLANRLQQARAAASGNSGAGTGTGTGSGTGTGAGATTEHDLKCTYSEPSLVAVSEAGGGVGGAAQQQRRHRHRKRRERERNRVQRFGYEIHNVDEFLSRCSLAAPGNIPVVLATASTLYQTRPGGYQLEIPLPLGMVVNAVFKNQNWLYVQTPHAEEGYVGYACCLPLGILPSAARGSKHTPCWESNADIFPRPCGNMTDSEKEIRLRGGTRSDGARTPRSAKPAEELLSHNNNNNNNNNNSKNGGGGGGGGSLSGSLYGEQHVDKLYLRAASQPKLVEKAYAQLRSTKQLGLSAGSATGTGSASVRSASNDEYVTLQQRTTTTPSTTSKQSSQKHLHQVQAPTVRRLSNVSYITNGHNGQHLHPKSIPQAQQQQQLNLLRRHQQNGLRQTLVAINSDYITESIVVHKGEIVTLCECRESKDQRQWFYVKTRDGREGFIPAEVAGHGYL; this is encoded by the exons ATGATCg CTGCTCCGCCCAGCTATCGGCCACAgcatgcagcagcagctgccacatcTGCCACAGCAGCGGCAGTTGCCCCAATTGGCTACCGGCAGGCAGGAAATCTTCTAGAGAACGATTACGTCTTGGATGCCAGCGTTGACTTGGCCAATCCTCGACTGCGCTCACCGCCGCCCGTCTATTGCCCCCTGCCACTAACACCGCCACCTTGCTACACGGAGCGTCCGGCAGCGCCACCTCCTCCCCCAACCCCAACacagccagcagcagcagcagcggcggcagcgactgcagcagcgacagcggcagcgcgGCAACAAGCgagacgtcgacgtcgcctCAGAGAGTTGcaggaacagcagcaacagcaacagttgcaactgcagcaatttgccaccagcagcagcagcgatcaaagcagcgacagcgactgcgactttGGCGACAGCGCAGTCAACAGACGACGCCAGCGTCGACGCAGGAGCAGCTCACGGGGACTGCGGG ATGCGTATTGTCCGGATCTGTTGCACGCCTGTGCTCTGATCCTGCACCAGCAGCAACCCGGCAGCAGCGACAGTTCCGTGGGCAACTTTACAGCCACTCCGCctccaactgcaactgcaacgcaaTCTCAATCCCGATCCCAATCCCAGTCGGTTGGCAGATACGAGTACAGCTCCGATTATGTGGAGATTGAtgagttgctgttgccattagGGGCAGGACGGGCCAAGAGCACACCACAACTGCAGCATGCTGTAGGCCTGGACAGTCTAGCGATGGGTCAGAACCTGAGCCTGCGACGTCCGCGCATCTCACTGACCTGGGTGCTGCGGGAGCAGCATCAACAGACACCGCCAACACAGCCACAAGCCAATGATGCCGACCAGGAGCCACAACAGGAGCCGGAGAAGCCAGCGCTTAAGCTGAGCACGGATGCACTTGCTCCTTCCGTTGAACAGAAGCGCACGGAGCCTGTGCCCACCCAGCTGGATGTTACCAAGAAGCGTTATCGGGTTAAGCAGCTGCCGGTTGGTGGTGGCACCACTGATCCCCTCCAGGGCTATGCCACCACGCCCACCGCCCATCTGGCTCCCAGCAACGGACACTTGGCGAACCAAAAGTTCTTTAGCAATCAGAATCTGTTGGACTACAGGGATAAGTCCACGCGGAGCAGCTGTGCGCCGGGTGCACCTGTTGCCGCCGCCTCCACCAAAGAGCTGCTCTTCGTCTGCACGCCGCAACGGGCGCCCAAGAGCGATGTCCACCAGGAGGCATTGTTGCTGGCTCGCAAGCGCAACGAGATCCGCAAGAAGTTGGCCAATCGCCTGCAACAGGCGCGTGCCGCCGCCTCCGGTAACTCTGGAGctggaacgggaacgggaactgGAAgtggaacaggaacaggagctGGAGCAACGACAGAGCATGACTTAAAGTGCACCTACTCGGAGCCCAGTCTGGTGGCAGTGTCGGAGGCTGGCGGCGGAGTTGGCGGAGCAGCTCAGCAGCAGCGTCGCCATCGGCATCGCAAGCGCCGGGAGAGAGAGCGGAATCGCGTGCAGAGATTCGGCTATGAGATACACAATGTGGATGAGTTTCTGTCACGTTGCTCGCTCGCGGCGCCCGGCAATATTCCCGTTGTGCTGGCCACCGCCAGCACGCTCTATCAGACGCGTCCTGGTGGCTATCAGCTGGAGATTCCCCTGCCACTGGGCATGGTGGTCAATGCGGTGTTCAAGAACCAAAACTGGCTCTATGTGCAGACACCACACGCGGAGGAGGGCTATGTGGGCTATGCCTGTTGCTTGCCCCTGGGCATCCTGCCCTCGGCAGCCAGGGGATCCAAGCACACGCCCTGCTGGGAGTCCAATGCGGACATCTTTCCGCGTCCGTGTGGCAACATGACCGACTCGGAGAAGGAGATACGACTGCGCGGCGGCACACGTTCCGATGGCGCCAGGACGCCCAGAAGCGCCAAGCCAGCGGAGGAGTTGCTgtcccacaacaacaacaacaataacaataacaacaacagcaagaatggaggcggaggcggaggaggaggcagCTTGTCGGGTTCACTGTACGGGGAGCAGCATGTGGACAAGTTGTATCTGCGCGCCGCCTCCCAGCCAAAGCTCGTGGAGAAGGCCTATGCCCAGTTGCGCTCCACCAAGCAGCTGGGACTCTCTGCCGGCTCCGCAACCGGAACTGGTTCCGCCTCGGTGCGCAGCGCCTCCAACGATGAGTATGTGACACTGCAGCAAAGGACAACGACGACACCGTCGACGACATCGAAGCAATCGTCACAGAAGCATCTGCATCAGGTGCAGGCACCGACTGTGCGCAGACTGTCCAACGTCTCCTACATCACCAATGGCCACAACGGTCAGCATCTGCATCCAAAGAGCATTCCACAG gcgcagcagcagcaacagttgaaTCTGCTGCGGAGGCATCAACAGAATGGACTGCGCCAAACTCTAGTCGCCATCAACTCGGACTACATCACGGAGAGCATTGTGGTCCACAAGGGTGAAATTGTGACGCTCTGCGAGTGTCGCGAGTCCAAGGATCAGCGTCAATGGTTCTATGTGAAGACGCGCGATGGACGCGAGGGCTTCATACCAGCCGAGGTGGCCGGTCACGGTTATCTGTAG